In the genome of Deinococcus cellulosilyticus NBRC 106333 = KACC 11606, one region contains:
- the map gene encoding type I methionyl aminopeptidase has protein sequence MSRITLKNAQDIEALRKAGGLVAETFRYLEPFVKPGASLLELDKLAEDYIRSKGAIPAYIGYRGFPNTICVAVNEGICHGIPSPYRLREGDIVGVDIGVQLNGYYGDACYTYTVGHVSPLARKLVETTRECLEAAIKTVKPGSYIKDIGFAIQELAESRGFSVVREYIGHGIGKKLHEQPDIPHWVPKSRSLNSTYNTRLKEGMVFTIEPMINAGHYATKLLADQWTVVTADGSLSAQFEHTIAVTSKGADILTL, from the coding sequence ATGTCGCGCATCACGCTGAAAAACGCACAGGACATCGAAGCACTGCGAAAGGCCGGAGGACTGGTTGCGGAAACCTTCCGTTACCTGGAACCTTTTGTGAAGCCCGGAGCCAGCCTGCTCGAACTGGACAAACTTGCGGAAGATTACATCCGCTCCAAAGGGGCCATTCCAGCCTACATCGGGTACAGGGGTTTTCCCAACACCATCTGTGTCGCTGTCAATGAAGGCATCTGCCACGGCATTCCCAGCCCATACCGCCTCAGAGAAGGTGACATTGTGGGCGTAGACATTGGGGTGCAGCTGAATGGCTACTACGGAGACGCCTGCTACACCTACACAGTGGGCCATGTTTCCCCTCTGGCTCGCAAACTGGTGGAAACCACCCGCGAGTGTCTGGAAGCCGCAATCAAGACCGTCAAACCTGGTTCTTACATCAAAGACATTGGTTTTGCCATTCAGGAACTCGCAGAATCCAGAGGGTTCAGTGTGGTCCGGGAATACATCGGGCACGGCATTGGCAAGAAATTGCACGAACAGCCGGACATTCCCCACTGGGTGCCAAAATCCCGCTCCCTGAACAGCACCTACAACACCCGTCTGAAAGAGGGAATGGTCTTCACCATTGAACCGATGATCAACGCTGGACATTATGCCACCAAGTTGCTGGCCGACCAGTGGACCGTGGTGACCGCCGATGGCTCTCTGTCTGCGCAGTTCGAGCACACCATTGCGGTGACCTCAAAGGGTGCAGACATTCTGACGTTATAG
- a CDS encoding 3-deoxy-7-phosphoheptulonate synthase, with translation MHKLENLHVTEVRPLITPKELKAELPRTEKADRTVFESRQIIEDILTKKDDRLLVITGPCSIHDVDQAVEYATRLKALKDKLEDKLFIVMRVYVDKPRTTVGWRGFIHDPEMKYQSDFNLGLRKTREVMLKINELGVPVATELLDPFVPQYIADLLVWGAIGARTTESQTHRTMASGVSIPVGFKNSTDGNVKVAVDAIIAAQNRHTFLGIDENGQAAMIGTEGNPYGHVILRGGRNGPNYSAQHVQEAARELREAGLNPAIVVDCSHANSNKDFRKQSIAWNEVVTQRLAGDHDLVGVMLESHLNEGAQKIPEDLSQLRYGVSVTDACVSWEVTEQLLQQAHDALSQSVVSR, from the coding sequence ATGCATAAACTGGAAAACCTGCACGTCACAGAGGTGCGACCCCTGATCACTCCCAAAGAACTCAAGGCCGAGTTGCCCCGCACCGAGAAGGCTGACCGTACAGTATTTGAGTCCCGTCAGATCATTGAAGACATTTTGACCAAGAAAGACGACCGTCTGCTGGTCATCACCGGTCCCTGCTCCATTCATGATGTGGATCAGGCCGTGGAGTACGCCACCCGTCTGAAAGCCCTCAAGGACAAATTGGAAGACAAGCTTTTCATCGTGATGCGCGTTTATGTGGACAAGCCCCGCACCACGGTGGGCTGGCGTGGTTTCATCCATGATCCTGAAATGAAGTACCAGAGCGACTTCAACCTGGGTTTGCGCAAGACCCGTGAAGTGATGCTGAAGATCAATGAACTCGGGGTGCCTGTGGCCACCGAGCTCCTCGATCCTTTTGTCCCCCAGTACATTGCGGACCTGCTGGTGTGGGGGGCCATTGGTGCCCGCACCACCGAGTCCCAGACGCACCGCACCATGGCGAGTGGCGTATCCATTCCGGTGGGCTTCAAGAACTCCACCGATGGCAATGTGAAAGTGGCCGTTGATGCGATCATTGCAGCGCAGAACAGACACACTTTCCTGGGCATCGACGAGAATGGCCAGGCGGCCATGATCGGTACCGAAGGCAACCCTTACGGCCATGTGATTCTGCGCGGTGGCCGCAATGGCCCCAACTACTCTGCCCAACATGTGCAGGAAGCCGCCCGTGAATTGCGTGAGGCAGGTCTGAACCCGGCCATCGTGGTGGACTGCTCCCACGCCAACTCCAACAAGGATTTCCGCAAGCAGAGCATCGCCTGGAATGAAGTGGTGACGCAACGCCTGGCAGGAGACCACGATCTGGTGGGTGTGATGCTGGAAAGCCACCTGAACGAGGGGGCCCAGAAGATCCCCGAGGACCTCAGTCAGCTCAGGTATGGCGTGAGTGTCACCGATGCCTGTGTGAGCTGGGAGGTCACCGAGCAGCTTTTGCAGCAGGCCCATGATGCCCTCTCCCAGAGTGTGGTTTCCAGGTAA
- a CDS encoding putative bifunctional diguanylate cyclase/phosphodiesterase produces MNIDPAQPMFRKDSQTRQKENSRLKLKFRPPRVAALLGLLFAFLVPLAVMLFFFLSEINDRIAFSKKELRGLEYTQGAARVLEILSRQRLLTSYNLAEGTALVDPELDRELEQAVSTLEALTRQYGKSLDLLQDWESWLNGWRNVHQQTSDSQLLNAASQAFLIQEVQHLMAKAGDTSNLILDPELDTYYLMNGLINILPQLASQRGDILHSAMQIAASQRTLMTEGNHLSVKLGLLAETQDRLWHSLEHAMTDSPDLSGTLKPVMQQNLNFQHLFEDTVQSKLLDTSDISVSSRLFFELGDQALSLQSQLDRQMAHELAGLLNIRIGTLETRRNVVLLLALIMVGVSFVVVQGFLRTMRRQQGLEANAQLISTVFSTSGEAFFIADLKQRITGINPAFEQITGYGLEDVLHHPALMLAERAYDNEVYRGLLEELTTSGQYKGEVFFRRRNNQVYPVQLSITVLKDARGVLSGYVGSFADISEKKEFEHSLLHLVHHDVLTGLPNRALFEDRVQHALVQQSHGNGLVAVLFLNLDHFKQINEGFGHATGDLILCEVASRLKQAVCEHATVARQGGDEFMVLLPDAASWEAVADVAQLLLDALSVPFRVENDEFALLGSIGITMAPRDGQDVGTLLKNADTAVSRAKRQGRNTFQFYTAEMNAVTLEKLRLENELRHALSRKELVLHYQPQVNLQTGQVIGVEALIRWKHPTMGMVSPAKFIPLAEESGLIVPIGEWVLREACQQSIRWQEMGLPALKMSVNLSALQFKKQDVAELVRLVLEETGLAPHLLDLEFTESLVMEDTEHILAVLASLKQIGVRLSVDDFGTGYSSLSYLKRFPVDTIKIDRAFVQSVHHTQEDAMLTRAIIALAHSMNLKTVAEGVETEAQLDFLMEHQCNEVQGFYFSRPLVVQDLEQLLLQRAHFEIKTSAIKTSEIRDWA; encoded by the coding sequence GTGAACATCGATCCCGCACAACCCATGTTTCGGAAGGACAGCCAGACCCGACAGAAGGAGAATTCCCGGTTGAAACTCAAATTCCGACCCCCCAGAGTGGCAGCCCTGCTTGGTCTGCTTTTCGCATTTCTGGTGCCCCTTGCTGTGATGCTGTTCTTTTTCCTTTCCGAGATCAATGACCGGATCGCGTTTTCGAAGAAGGAACTTCGCGGACTGGAATACACTCAGGGGGCAGCAAGGGTTCTGGAAATTCTTTCCCGCCAGAGGCTCTTGACCTCCTACAATCTGGCTGAAGGAACAGCACTGGTCGACCCTGAACTGGACCGTGAGCTGGAGCAGGCTGTGTCTACCCTCGAAGCCCTCACCAGGCAATATGGCAAGTCCCTGGACCTTTTGCAGGACTGGGAAAGCTGGCTGAATGGCTGGCGCAATGTTCACCAGCAAACCTCAGACTCCCAGCTGCTCAATGCCGCATCTCAGGCCTTCCTGATTCAGGAGGTGCAACACCTGATGGCAAAAGCAGGGGACACCTCAAACCTGATTCTGGACCCTGAACTCGACACCTACTACCTGATGAATGGTCTGATCAACATCCTGCCACAGCTGGCCTCCCAGCGGGGAGACATCTTGCATTCTGCCATGCAGATTGCGGCCAGCCAGAGAACCCTCATGACAGAGGGAAACCACCTGAGTGTGAAACTGGGCCTGCTTGCAGAGACCCAGGACCGCCTGTGGCACAGCCTTGAACACGCCATGACAGACAGTCCAGACCTCTCTGGGACCCTGAAGCCTGTGATGCAGCAAAACCTCAACTTTCAGCACCTCTTTGAAGACACTGTGCAGAGCAAGTTGCTGGACACCTCTGACATTTCTGTTTCCTCCAGGTTGTTCTTTGAACTTGGCGACCAGGCGCTCAGCCTGCAGTCTCAGCTGGACCGCCAGATGGCCCATGAGCTGGCCGGGTTGCTGAACATCCGCATTGGAACTCTGGAAACCCGAAGAAATGTGGTGCTGCTGCTGGCCCTCATCATGGTTGGGGTCAGTTTCGTTGTGGTGCAGGGTTTTCTCAGAACCATGCGCCGCCAGCAAGGCCTGGAGGCCAATGCCCAGCTCATCTCCACCGTCTTCTCAACATCTGGAGAAGCCTTTTTCATTGCGGACCTCAAGCAACGGATCACAGGGATCAACCCTGCATTCGAGCAGATCACGGGATATGGTCTGGAGGATGTCCTGCACCATCCTGCCCTCATGCTGGCCGAGCGTGCCTATGACAATGAGGTGTACCGGGGACTCCTTGAAGAACTCACCACCAGTGGGCAGTACAAAGGAGAGGTGTTCTTCAGGCGTCGCAACAACCAGGTGTATCCTGTCCAGCTCAGCATCACTGTGCTGAAAGATGCTCGGGGAGTTCTGTCCGGATATGTGGGCAGTTTTGCAGACATCAGTGAGAAGAAGGAGTTTGAACACAGCCTGCTTCACCTGGTGCACCATGATGTGCTGACTGGCCTTCCCAACCGTGCCCTCTTTGAAGATCGCGTGCAGCACGCCCTTGTTCAGCAATCCCATGGCAATGGTCTGGTGGCGGTGCTTTTCCTCAACCTGGACCATTTCAAACAGATCAATGAGGGATTCGGACATGCCACCGGGGACCTGATCCTCTGCGAAGTGGCGTCCCGTCTGAAGCAGGCGGTCTGCGAGCACGCGACTGTGGCCAGACAGGGTGGGGATGAATTCATGGTGCTGCTGCCAGATGCCGCCTCCTGGGAAGCCGTGGCAGATGTGGCACAGCTGTTGCTGGACGCCCTCTCGGTGCCTTTCCGGGTGGAAAACGATGAATTTGCCCTGCTGGGAAGCATCGGGATCACCATGGCCCCCAGGGATGGTCAGGACGTGGGAACCCTGCTGAAAAATGCGGACACTGCTGTCTCAAGAGCAAAACGCCAGGGTCGCAACACCTTCCAGTTCTACACCGCCGAGATGAACGCTGTCACCCTCGAGAAACTCAGGCTGGAAAACGAACTCAGGCATGCCCTGTCCCGCAAGGAACTGGTCCTGCACTACCAACCCCAGGTGAACCTGCAGACCGGACAGGTGATCGGTGTGGAAGCCCTGATCCGCTGGAAGCATCCCACAATGGGCATGGTGTCACCTGCCAAATTCATCCCTCTGGCTGAAGAGTCGGGCCTGATTGTGCCCATCGGGGAATGGGTTCTCAGGGAAGCCTGCCAGCAGAGCATCAGGTGGCAGGAGATGGGACTTCCCGCGCTCAAGATGTCGGTGAACCTGTCTGCCCTGCAATTCAAGAAACAGGATGTTGCCGAACTGGTCAGGCTGGTCCTGGAAGAAACAGGTCTCGCTCCTCACCTGCTGGATCTGGAATTCACAGAAAGTCTGGTGATGGAGGACACCGAACACATTCTCGCCGTTCTCGCCTCCCTCAAGCAAATTGGGGTCAGGCTCTCTGTGGATGACTTCGGAACAGGGTATTCCAGCCTGAGCTACCTGAAACGCTTCCCGGTGGACACCATCAAAATAGACCGTGCGTTCGTGCAATCCGTGCACCACACCCAGGAAGATGCCATGCTCACCCGTGCGATCATTGCGCTGGCCCACAGCATGAACCTGAAAACGGTGGCCGAAGGGGTCGAAACCGAAGCGCAACTGGATTTCCTGATGGAGCACCAGTGCAATGAAGTGCAGGGGTTTTACTTCAGCAGACCTCTGGTGGTGCAGGATCTGGAACAGTTGCTCTTGCAGCGGGCCCACTTCGAGATCAAAACCAGTGCAATCAAAACCAGTGAGATCAGAGACTGGGCCTGA
- a CDS encoding pseudouridine-5'-phosphate glycosidase, whose amino-acid sequence MITLHPEVREALQAGKPVVALESTIISHGMPYPQNVQTARKVETIIREQGAIPATIAILNGDIKVGLSDEELEMLGSSKDVLKVSIRDLPYVTALKLNGATTVASTMRIAHQAGIAVFVTGGLGGVHRGAETTFDVSADLTEFTLSNVAVISAGVKSILDIGLTLEKLETLGVPVIGYGTEDFPAFYSRVSGFKVPMTLSDPADIAKVMKDKWTLQLTGGLSIANPIPAEDEIPASVIDPHIAQALQEAQENGIKGKDVTPFLLAKISEITAGQSLKSNIALVKNNARLGAQIAVAYSKL is encoded by the coding sequence ATGATCACGTTACACCCTGAAGTCCGTGAAGCCCTTCAAGCAGGCAAGCCCGTGGTGGCCCTGGAATCCACCATCATCTCCCACGGCATGCCCTACCCCCAGAACGTGCAAACCGCCCGCAAAGTGGAAACCATCATCCGTGAACAGGGGGCCATCCCAGCCACCATCGCCATCCTGAACGGAGACATCAAGGTGGGCCTCAGCGATGAGGAACTTGAAATGCTCGGTTCCAGCAAAGATGTCCTCAAAGTTTCCATCCGGGATTTGCCTTACGTGACCGCCCTGAAGCTCAATGGGGCGACCACCGTGGCAAGCACCATGCGCATTGCCCACCAGGCCGGAATTGCCGTCTTTGTGACCGGGGGCCTCGGCGGCGTGCACCGGGGAGCAGAAACCACTTTTGATGTCTCTGCCGACCTCACCGAGTTCACGCTCAGCAATGTGGCCGTGATCAGTGCAGGGGTCAAGTCCATTCTGGACATCGGCCTGACCCTGGAAAAACTCGAAACCCTGGGCGTTCCAGTGATCGGGTACGGCACAGAGGACTTCCCTGCTTTCTATTCCAGGGTCTCTGGCTTCAAGGTCCCCATGACCCTTTCAGATCCTGCCGACATCGCCAAGGTCATGAAGGACAAGTGGACCCTGCAGCTCACCGGAGGCCTCAGTATTGCCAACCCCATTCCTGCAGAGGATGAAATTCCAGCCAGTGTGATTGATCCCCACATCGCACAGGCCCTGCAGGAGGCCCAGGAAAACGGCATCAAGGGCAAGGATGTGACCCCTTTCCTGCTCGCCAAGATCAGTGAGATCACCGCCGGACAGAGCCTGAAATCAAACATCGCCCTGGTGAAGAACAACGCCCGTCTGGGTGCCCAGATTGCAGTGGCCTACTCAAAACTCTGA
- a CDS encoding carbohydrate kinase has translation MALTEREQQLLSLLNDNPLLSPRELAERLKTTPSAIAVHLSNLTKKGVILGRGYIVRQESSVLVIGGANLDFKARSLAAPVMASSNPGQTTSTFGGVGRNIAENLARLGVQVSLISMLGRDASGERLKMHTQSAGVDLRLSFYSDTSTGTYNAVLNPDGSLLIAISDMSIMQELSPDVLRQREQHIKSAPYLVLDANLRADTLEYALKTARGKVVLEPVSVSKSLPLKTVIGTHPIFAITPNLDELEALTGTRDLKQACKNLHALNVEHVVVTLGEEGVYVSSPKNRIQLRAFPATVQDVTGAGDAFISGMLYALSHNEDLKTACDYGQAAAVLTLESSSTVNPELSVSSLESRRNDHVTP, from the coding sequence ATGGCCCTGACCGAGCGGGAACAACAGTTGCTTTCTCTCCTCAACGACAATCCCCTGCTCTCTCCCAGAGAGCTTGCAGAACGTCTGAAAACCACCCCGAGTGCCATTGCTGTGCACCTCTCCAACCTCACCAAAAAAGGGGTGATTCTGGGGCGTGGGTACATCGTGCGCCAGGAAAGCAGTGTGCTGGTGATCGGCGGAGCTAACCTGGACTTCAAGGCCCGCAGTCTTGCCGCACCAGTGATGGCCAGTTCCAACCCCGGGCAGACCACCTCCACCTTTGGTGGTGTGGGACGCAACATTGCTGAAAACCTTGCCCGACTCGGGGTGCAGGTCAGCCTGATCAGCATGCTGGGCAGGGACGCCAGTGGAGAACGCCTGAAAATGCACACCCAGAGTGCCGGGGTGGACCTCAGGCTCAGCTTCTACTCTGACACCTCGACGGGCACCTACAACGCCGTGCTGAACCCGGATGGAAGCCTGCTGATTGCCATCAGTGACATGAGCATCATGCAGGAGCTTTCTCCTGACGTGCTCAGGCAGAGGGAGCAGCACATCAAGAGCGCACCTTACCTGGTGCTCGACGCCAACCTCAGGGCAGACACCCTGGAATACGCCCTGAAAACCGCACGGGGCAAGGTGGTGCTTGAACCGGTGAGTGTCAGCAAATCCCTGCCCCTCAAAACCGTGATTGGCACCCACCCGATTTTCGCCATCACCCCCAACCTGGATGAACTTGAGGCCCTGACCGGCACCCGCGACCTCAAACAGGCCTGCAAGAACCTGCACGCCCTGAATGTGGAACATGTGGTGGTCACCCTGGGTGAGGAGGGGGTTTACGTCTCCAGCCCCAAAAACCGCATTCAGCTTCGTGCCTTTCCGGCCACCGTGCAGGACGTTACCGGAGCCGGAGACGCCTTCATCTCGGGCATGCTGTATGCCCTCAGCCACAATGAGGACCTCAAAACCGCCTGTGATTACGGTCAGGCCGCAGCGGTCCTCACCCTGGAAAGTTCCAGCACCGTCAATCCCGAACTGAGCGTCAGTTCTTTAGAAAGCAGGAGAAATGATCACGTTACACCCTGA
- a CDS encoding Hsp20/alpha crystallin family protein, translating to MDDLVLKRLGSLMKLREDIEVLSGTGRWTPSSDWLETDSHVILVMDLPGIDPESLEIQEEDTLLTVAGKREDLEIPGTAIHKERPGADFVREFQMPRDTMPGSAQARLRNGVLVISFEKSTKVINAE from the coding sequence ATGGATGATCTGGTGCTCAAGCGACTCGGTTCGCTGATGAAATTGCGTGAAGACATTGAAGTCCTGTCTGGAACAGGCCGCTGGACACCCTCTTCTGATTGGCTGGAAACCGATTCGCATGTGATTCTGGTGATGGACCTGCCGGGCATTGACCCCGAGAGCCTGGAAATTCAGGAGGAGGACACCCTTCTGACGGTGGCTGGCAAGCGTGAAGACCTGGAAATCCCAGGGACGGCCATCCACAAAGAGCGTCCTGGCGCAGATTTTGTGCGTGAATTCCAGATGCCCCGTGACACCATGCCCGGTTCGGCGCAGGCGAGGCTCCGCAATGGGGTGCTGGTCATTTCTTTTGAGAAAAGCACCAAGGTGATCAACGCAGAATAA
- the miaA gene encoding tRNA (adenosine(37)-N6)-dimethylallyltransferase MiaA gives MKPIPVLLGPTASGKTALALEVARNFEVEIVSADAMLVYRGLDIGTAKPTLAELQAVPHHLIDIVEPEEDYDVAQFVQDAERAILQITAVGKVPLIVGGTGFYVKALKQGLPLTPRADEEVQQQIWAELEEKGLDHLLGEISAVNPQEAGRMQRNPRRVVRALEVFRRTGQFPGEFGYSTPKFEYRLFGLSPDLPVLEQRIARRVERMFEEGLLDEVRQLLVRWSDHPSRRPTALQAIGYKEVLEGMEKGEDQNTMIQKITLATRQYAKRQLTWLKTQLQVECQDAAQMKPELLAYLQDF, from the coding sequence ATGAAGCCCATCCCTGTCCTGCTCGGTCCCACTGCCAGTGGCAAAACAGCCCTTGCCCTGGAGGTGGCCCGGAATTTTGAGGTGGAAATTGTCTCTGCAGATGCCATGCTGGTGTACCGGGGACTGGACATCGGGACAGCCAAACCCACCCTGGCCGAGCTGCAGGCCGTGCCCCATCACCTGATTGACATTGTCGAGCCAGAAGAGGATTACGATGTGGCCCAGTTTGTGCAGGACGCAGAACGTGCGATTCTTCAGATCACTGCTGTGGGCAAGGTTCCCCTGATTGTGGGAGGGACGGGATTCTACGTCAAGGCCCTCAAGCAGGGTCTGCCTCTCACCCCCAGAGCAGATGAAGAGGTGCAGCAGCAGATCTGGGCAGAGCTGGAAGAAAAAGGACTGGACCACCTGCTGGGAGAGATCTCCGCAGTGAATCCCCAGGAGGCCGGGCGCATGCAACGCAATCCGAGACGTGTTGTGCGTGCTCTTGAGGTGTTCCGCAGAACAGGACAATTTCCTGGAGAGTTTGGATATTCCACGCCAAAGTTTGAATACCGACTTTTTGGCCTCTCTCCGGACCTCCCTGTTCTGGAACAGCGCATTGCCAGGCGTGTGGAGCGCATGTTTGAAGAGGGTTTGCTGGATGAAGTCAGGCAATTGCTGGTCCGCTGGTCTGACCACCCTTCCCGCAGGCCCACAGCATTGCAGGCCATCGGGTACAAAGAAGTGCTGGAGGGAATGGAGAAAGGCGAGGACCAGAACACCATGATCCAGAAGATCACCCTGGCCACCCGCCAGTATGCCAAACGTCAACTGACCTGGCTGAAGACCCAGCTTCAGGTGGAGTGTCAGGATGCTGCCCAGATGAAACCCGAATTGCTGGCTTATTTGCAGGATTTCTGA
- a CDS encoding GntR family transcriptional regulator, protein MLHLRVDPHSGIPIYLQILTTIKDAIEHGVLRQGDTLPTVRQLATEHRIAPNTVMKAYSELQREGLIESRPGVGTVIIAPSTTTRDLRVNSAIEHFRDAALRLRGLGVPRTTLQEVLSETYGTEEP, encoded by the coding sequence ATGTTGCATCTCAGGGTGGACCCACACAGTGGCATCCCCATATATCTGCAGATCCTGACCACCATCAAGGATGCCATTGAACACGGCGTTCTCAGGCAGGGAGACACCCTCCCCACGGTCCGGCAACTTGCCACTGAGCACCGCATTGCCCCCAACACCGTGATGAAAGCTTACAGCGAACTGCAACGGGAAGGCCTGATTGAATCCCGGCCCGGGGTGGGAACGGTCATCATTGCACCGAGCACCACCACCCGGGACCTCAGGGTGAACAGTGCCATCGAACACTTCAGAGACGCCGCCCTCAGGCTCAGAGGGCTGGGTGTGCCCCGCACCACCTTGCAAGAGGTGCTGTCAGAAACCTACGGAACGGAGGAACCATGA
- a CDS encoding ABC transporter ATP-binding protein, whose amino-acid sequence MTQSFLSSAAVQAQQHLPLSIQGLTVRDRNQVIIEDLWLDLQSGQTTALLGPNGAGKSTLMHALMGLVPLSSGSASILGHDITTSGVQARNHTMLISDSIGLLEDFTALEHFEYGQDMRSAWDQNQALEVAKQFGLPLNQPARRLSKGQRMALRTAFAFGAQPELLLLDEPTNGLDPENRSRFLSLMVDFVATGGTVLIATHVLSEIETIADRLVIMKRGTLLMNAEMEELRQHRNLLHVNFDRELTDAETTRLRNVPGVYRMGTRGRSLTLHVRGEVTLLTQMIEQEFPVQNIHIQPLTLEQVYVETMGGQL is encoded by the coding sequence ATGACCCAGAGTTTTTTGTCGTCTGCAGCTGTGCAGGCCCAGCAGCATCTTCCCCTCAGCATTCAGGGCCTGACCGTCAGGGACCGCAATCAGGTCATCATCGAAGACCTGTGGCTCGACCTGCAGTCCGGACAGACCACCGCACTCCTCGGCCCAAACGGGGCAGGGAAGAGCACCCTGATGCATGCCCTGATGGGCCTGGTCCCCCTGAGCAGTGGTTCGGCCAGCATTCTGGGACACGACATCACGACTTCGGGTGTGCAAGCCAGAAACCACACCATGCTGATCAGTGACAGCATCGGACTGCTGGAAGATTTCACTGCCCTGGAGCACTTCGAGTACGGTCAGGACATGCGCTCTGCCTGGGACCAGAATCAGGCCCTGGAGGTGGCAAAACAGTTTGGCTTGCCCCTCAACCAGCCTGCTCGCAGGCTTTCCAAAGGCCAGAGGATGGCCCTCAGAACGGCGTTTGCTTTCGGTGCTCAGCCTGAATTGCTCCTGCTGGACGAGCCCACCAATGGACTGGACCCTGAAAACCGCTCCAGATTCCTGTCTCTGATGGTGGATTTTGTGGCCACGGGAGGCACGGTCCTGATCGCCACCCATGTGCTCTCCGAAATCGAGACCATTGCCGACCGTCTGGTGATCATGAAGCGCGGTACCCTCCTCATGAATGCCGAGATGGAAGAACTCCGGCAGCACCGCAACCTGCTCCATGTGAATTTTGACCGCGAACTGACCGATGCAGAGACGACCCGCCTGCGCAATGTGCCGGGCGTGTACCGGATGGGCACACGGGGTCGCAGCCTGACCCTGCATGTGCGCGGGGAAGTCACCCTGCTGACCCAGATGATCGAACAGGAGTTTCCGGTGCAGAACATTCACATCCAGCCCCTCACGCTGGAACAGGTCTATGTCGAAACCATGGGAGGACAGCTGTGA